Proteins encoded together in one Micromonospora auratinigra window:
- a CDS encoding malonic semialdehyde reductase, whose amino-acid sequence MTAAVDLLALDRAAQDLLFRAARTANTFTAEPVTDAQVRAVHDLVRYGPTGTNSQPLRVLLLRSPQARARLLPHLSAGNRDKTAAAPLVALLAADTDWHERLPEVFPHRPEARSWFADDPAGREEQARLNAALQIGYLIVGVRAAGLAAGPMAGFDPAGVEREFFPDGRHRVLLVLNIGRPGPDAWQDRLPRLPYEEVVRTL is encoded by the coding sequence GTGACCGCCGCCGTGGACCTGCTCGCGCTCGACCGGGCGGCCCAGGACCTGCTGTTCCGGGCCGCCCGCACGGCCAACACCTTCACCGCCGAACCGGTCACCGACGCGCAGGTCCGGGCCGTGCACGATCTCGTCCGGTACGGCCCGACCGGCACCAACTCGCAGCCGCTGCGGGTGCTGCTGCTGCGCTCGCCGCAGGCCCGGGCCCGGCTGCTGCCGCACCTGAGCGCCGGCAACCGGGACAAGACGGCCGCCGCCCCGCTGGTCGCGCTGCTCGCCGCCGACACCGACTGGCACGAGCGACTGCCCGAGGTGTTCCCGCACCGGCCCGAGGCGCGGAGCTGGTTCGCCGACGACCCGGCCGGCCGGGAGGAACAGGCCCGGCTCAACGCCGCGCTCCAGATCGGCTACCTGATCGTCGGCGTCCGGGCCGCCGGGCTGGCCGCCGGGCCGATGGCCGGGTTCGACCCGGCCGGCGTGGAACGCGAGTTCTTCCCCGACGGCCGGCACCGGGTGCTGCTGGTGCTCAACATCGGCCGGCCCGGCCCGGACGCCTGGCAGGACCGGCTGCCCCGGCTGCCGTACGAGGAGGTGGTCCGCACCCTCTGA
- a CDS encoding RrF2 family transcriptional regulator: MQISARGDYAVRAALSLAVAYPTLLSTQAIAAEQDMPRKFLEAVLADLRRAGIVRAQRGAEGGYTLARPPREVTVGQVLRAVDGPLAGVRGLRPEETSYEGAAQHLPRLWVAVRAAVRRVVDEVSLAELAGGRLPAHVRKLTALPDAWEPR, encoded by the coding sequence GTGCAGATCTCCGCGCGCGGCGACTACGCGGTCCGGGCCGCACTGAGCCTGGCCGTCGCGTACCCCACCCTGCTGTCCACCCAGGCCATCGCCGCGGAGCAGGACATGCCCCGCAAGTTCCTCGAGGCGGTCCTGGCGGACCTGCGCCGGGCCGGGATCGTCCGGGCGCAGCGCGGCGCCGAGGGCGGCTACACGCTGGCCCGGCCGCCCCGGGAGGTCACCGTCGGGCAGGTCCTGCGCGCCGTCGACGGCCCCCTCGCCGGGGTACGCGGGCTGCGCCCCGAGGAGACCTCGTACGAGGGGGCGGCGCAGCACCTGCCCCGGCTCTGGGTGGCGGTGCGCGCCGCAGTGCGGCGGGTGGTCGACGAGGTGAGCCTCGCCGAGCTGGCCGGCGGCCGGCTCCCCGCGCACGTGCGCAAGCTCACCGCACTCCCCGACGCCTGGGAACCACGCTGA
- a CDS encoding helix-turn-helix transcriptional regulator: MVTTGQLPPSSRTDLRSAPPATDEIVIGVLGDLAPASGWSRPVLLDAELLILVTGGHGSAELDFRALPCRPGTLLRARPGQVLRCLGPQLDATVVRWGADTLRGLDVDPDAVPAYRQLAGEDEDAVISEVTQLAVDADRHAGVPAARSLLRHQLAVLLLRLCLLPGPTEQPAVRAETDTFRRLCREVERGYQHTRRVEDYAARLGCSVRTLTRACLAVTGRSAKQVIDERVALQACRLLAATDEPIARIGRRLGFPEPTNFGRFFTREVGASPGAFRAARDRPAPVRMVRPRQPADSPDRPGPA, translated from the coding sequence ATGGTCACTACCGGACAGCTCCCCCCGTCCAGCCGTACCGACCTGCGCTCCGCCCCGCCCGCGACGGACGAGATCGTGATCGGCGTCCTCGGCGACCTCGCGCCCGCGTCCGGCTGGTCCCGCCCGGTGCTGCTCGACGCGGAACTGCTGATCCTGGTCACCGGCGGTCACGGCAGCGCCGAACTGGACTTCCGGGCACTGCCCTGCCGCCCCGGCACGCTGCTGCGGGCCCGCCCCGGCCAGGTGCTGCGCTGCCTCGGCCCGCAGCTCGACGCGACCGTGGTCCGCTGGGGCGCGGACACGCTGCGCGGGCTGGACGTCGACCCGGACGCGGTGCCCGCGTACCGGCAGCTCGCCGGGGAGGACGAGGACGCGGTGATCAGCGAGGTGACCCAGCTGGCGGTGGACGCCGACCGGCACGCCGGGGTGCCGGCCGCCCGGTCGCTGCTGCGCCACCAGCTCGCCGTGCTGCTGCTGCGGCTGTGCCTGCTGCCGGGCCCGACCGAGCAGCCGGCGGTCCGCGCCGAGACCGACACCTTCCGCCGGCTCTGCCGGGAGGTGGAACGGGGCTACCAGCACACCCGCCGGGTGGAGGACTACGCGGCCCGGCTCGGCTGCTCGGTGCGTACCCTCACCCGGGCCTGCCTGGCGGTGACCGGACGCAGCGCCAAGCAGGTCATCGACGAGCGGGTGGCGTTGCAGGCGTGTCGGCTGCTGGCCGCCACCGACGAGCCGATCGCCCGGATCGGCCGGCGGCTCGGCTTTCCCGAGCCGACCAACTTCGGGCGCTTCTTCACCCGCGAGGTGGGGGCGAGCCCGGGGGCGTTCCGGGCCGCCCGGGACCGCCCGGCCCCGGTCCGGATGGTGCGTCCCCGTCAGCCCGCCGACTCCCCCGACCGGCCGGGACCGGCATGA
- a CDS encoding glucose 1-dehydrogenase: MTDLFSVEGKTVLVTGGSRGIGLMIAQGFVRAGAKVIISSRKADVCESVAKELSAEGTCEAIPADLSHDEGASGLAAAVRERTGDRLDVLVNNAGATWGAPLETYPEAAFDKLWAVNVKAVFRLTTALLPALRAAAGADDPARVINIGSIDGLRVPFMEVYAYSATKAAVHMLTRSLAHQLAGERITVNAIAPGPFESKMMAFALDDPAARAAIEQQVPLGRIGRPEDMAGTAIFLSSRAGAYLTGAVIPVDGGITTHG; this comes from the coding sequence ATGACGGATCTGTTCTCGGTCGAAGGCAAGACGGTCCTGGTCACCGGCGGCTCCCGAGGCATCGGGCTGATGATCGCCCAGGGCTTCGTACGGGCCGGTGCGAAGGTGATCATCTCCTCGCGCAAGGCCGACGTCTGCGAGAGCGTGGCGAAGGAGCTCTCCGCCGAGGGCACCTGCGAGGCGATCCCCGCCGACCTGAGCCACGACGAGGGTGCGTCGGGCCTGGCCGCGGCCGTGCGGGAGCGCACCGGTGACCGGCTCGACGTGCTGGTCAACAACGCCGGCGCCACCTGGGGCGCGCCGCTGGAGACGTACCCGGAGGCGGCCTTCGACAAGCTCTGGGCGGTCAACGTCAAGGCCGTCTTCCGGCTCACCACCGCGCTGCTGCCGGCGCTGCGCGCGGCAGCCGGCGCGGACGACCCGGCCCGCGTGATCAACATCGGGTCGATCGACGGCCTCCGCGTCCCGTTCATGGAGGTGTACGCCTACTCGGCGACCAAGGCGGCCGTGCACATGCTCACCCGCAGCCTCGCCCATCAGCTCGCCGGCGAGCGGATCACGGTCAACGCGATCGCGCCCGGGCCGTTCGAGAGCAAGATGATGGCGTTCGCGCTGGACGACCCAGCGGCGCGGGCGGCCATCGAGCAGCAGGTGCCACTGGGCCGGATCGGCCGACCGGAGGACATGGCGGGCACCGCGATCTTCCTGTCGTCGCGGGCCGGGGCGTACCTGACCGGGGCGGTGATCCCGGTCGACGGGGGCATCACGACGCACGGCTGA